From Candidatus Edwardsbacteria bacterium RifOxyA12_full_54_48, a single genomic window includes:
- a CDS encoding adenylate/guanylate cyclase, with amino-acid sequence MGLANDIRAEVKQTFSKQWEKRDGNKVPDTDDIALGNAAVVLKGTILYADLVESTLMVNSQQQHFAAEIYKTFLLTACKIIRDQGGTITAFDGDRVMAVYLGDNKNSAAAKSALKINWAVDKIINTELVAQYPNSDYRVKQAVGIDTSDLWVARTGIRGSNDLVWVGRAANYAAKLCSLRTGSSVSWITKDVFDVLNKEVKYGPNEQPMWQQSYWSAYNCYVFSSSWNWSID; translated from the coding sequence ATGGGCCTTGCAAATGACATCAGAGCTGAAGTTAAACAAACATTTTCAAAACAGTGGGAAAAAAGAGATGGCAACAAAGTGCCAGATACAGACGATATCGCACTCGGCAATGCGGCTGTTGTTTTAAAAGGAACTATCTTATATGCAGATCTTGTAGAGTCGACATTAATGGTAAATTCTCAGCAACAGCATTTTGCAGCAGAAATCTATAAAACATTCTTATTAACTGCATGTAAAATAATAAGAGATCAAGGTGGGACAATCACCGCATTTGATGGTGATAGGGTAATGGCGGTATACCTTGGAGATAATAAAAATTCAGCAGCAGCAAAAAGTGCATTAAAAATAAATTGGGCAGTCGATAAAATAATCAATACAGAACTTGTGGCCCAATATCCTAACAGCGATTATAGAGTAAAACAAGCAGTCGGTATAGATACTAGCGATTTATGGGTAGCAAGAACAGGTATTAGGGGCTCGAATGATCTTGTATGGGTCGGGCGAGCAGCGAATTATGCAGCGAAGCTATGTTCCTTGCGAACAGGCTCTTCTGTGTCCTGGATAACAAAAGATGTTTTCGACGTTTTAAATAAAGAAGTGAAATATGGGCCAAATGAACAACCTATGTGGCAACAATCTTACTGGTCTGCATACAATTGCTATGTGTTTTCGTCAAGTTGGAATTGGTCAATTGATTAA